From the Cyclopterus lumpus isolate fCycLum1 chromosome 25, fCycLum1.pri, whole genome shotgun sequence genome, the window GGCCTGAGCAGCCTGGAGCCATCTCCCCCAGCAGATGGCCATTATTACTGACAATGAAGATGGAATAACAGGGAGCTCATGAAGCAGCTATACAGCTaactccctctcccctctgctctctcctggctccaTATTGTTTTTCCATGGCTGTGTCCAAGTTAGTTTTTCCAACCCAGAACTCTAAATGGGTCCAAATGTTAGAGGCGGTGCTCCCTGGAGACCTTAATGGGCTCCTGTTGAGTACAGAAGGCTGAtcacatgtgttgtgtgtcgtCCAGAGATGATCAAGTTTCACTTTAAAGGAGCTCGTTGTCATTAGTGTTCATATTAACTCAGCAGGCTATCATGTAAACCTTTCACAGAATCATATATAGCATAAAACACTGAAGACAGGCAGCTTCAACTGAAGCAAAGAAGCCAGAATGACATTTTACACAATAATCTGAGGTTTAATACTTCTTCGAAACAAGCATCAGCTATAACTGAGTTTTTAAAGCAACGTGAGAAGACTCTAAAGTATTGAGGTCCACATCTTGTCTTTACAGGAACGGTAAGAAGGAGTCTGACCTGGAGGCGGCTCTGCTGAGGGTGAGGGACCTGGAGGCCCTGCTGAACTCTAAAGATGCTGCCCTCTCCACCGCCATGGGGGAGAAGAGGACCCTGGAGGCGGAGCTGAAGGACCTCAAGGCCCAGCTGGCCAAGGTAGAAACGTCTTTATTGGGAGTCTTACGtgagtgttgttgttggaaGGCACGTTTCATGGCTCAGTGAATACTAACTCATTCAGAAAGCatgaaaaaaggacaaatatgCCCGTTTATTCCTACTGCTGTGGCACAGCCAGCATAATATCTTCCCCATTACACATCTCTctaaactgtaaacacaaacatgtgttcTCCTGCGTTGATTGTAATGGAGgtaaaaataacatatttaaattccTTTTGCCACCGACGTCTGAAGTGAAGCTGCTGGAAGTAGTAATTTGATGTGAACCCTCCAGGCAGTTGATCATGAATGAGGTGGAGGCAGTTTGTTTTATCAATGAAGTTTACTTTAGGACTGCTGTAGATGCAGCTGTGGCCctgcgccacctactggccacACTCGGGAACGCAATCAACGCCCGGCCAGATTACACCTTGAGCTGGGTTTGAGTTCATTCTTTTACTGGCATGCCTCCACTAAAGAGCATTTCCcttcctctgcccccccccccccccccccccccccccagatggaAGGCAGCTTAGCTGATGCCAAGAGGCAGCTGCAGGATGAGATGCTGAGGAGGGTGGACACGGAGAACCGCCTGCAGACCGTCAAGGAGGCGCTGGAGTTCCAGAAGAACATCTCCAACGAGGTTCCCACTCTTCACCTGAACCCTTCTATTTTTATTCAGCTGTCTAAGTCATCTCCTCCACAGGCTATTGATTCACTTCCAACATCCCGCTGGCTTGTTTTgcatttcctcttctttttgctTCCTACCTCTTCATTTCCTACGCCTTCATTTGAAGTACAGATTGTATTTATGTTCTTGTCATAATGAAGTCACTTTGCCCAAAGCTCTGGTCGTAGCCATGTGCTAACCAATAACAATCAGGAGTTTGATTCCTCTGCTGGAGCTCTGTGCTTCTAAACGAGTAAATACTGCAAAACAATCAATGAAAAAAGGTTTCTACAGATCTGTTTATTTGTCCAGCGcctgaaaataaatcaaacgtCAATACAAATGAGTATTTGTGCAGTCTAAAGAGTGAGATCAAGCCAACTCGTCTGCCTGCAGGAGCAGCGTGAGTCCAGGCGCCGCTACGACTGCAGCGTGGTGGAGTTGGGCAACGGCCAGCGGCAGGACTTTGAGAGCAAGCTGGCCGAAGCCTTGGTGGAGATGAGAGCCCAACAGGAAGAGCAGGTCCGCCTctacaaggaggaggtggagaagacCTACAACTCTAAGGTGCGTCTGGATGCTGCAGCCGACGCAGCGCTGTCGCCACCTAGAGGCCGAGCAGAGGCGGTTTTCTTAGTTCGGCTTTGTGTGGAGATGTTTTTGCATTTGCAAATGAATTTAATGAGCTCCGACTAGTCCGACGTCCTCAGCTCAGTAATGCTTATTGATGTGCTTCCTGTTGACCGTCATCTCCACACAGGAGGGAAATTAACTTAACAGACAGTGTGTTGTGGAAGAAATGTGAATTTACTCGTAAATAAAACCATATTTATTTACCTAAATGAgctaatgtttattttaatttattttttgagcCGTGGCTGTAAGATTGTCTTCTCTCCGCCCTCCAGCTGGACAACGCTCGTCACTCAGCTGACAGGAACAGCCACTTGGTGGGAGCCGCTcatgaggagctgcagcagaccCGTATGAGAGTGGAGAGCATGTCAAGCCAGCTCAGCCTGCTGCAgaaacaggtacacacacacacacacacacacacacacacacacttgattcaTTTACCGTTAAGCGTCACCGACTCATCATCAGACTGCGTGTTCGTACTGTAACAAGTTGCGTACGGACTAATGATCTGGTCTCGATGGACTCACCTTTATATGCGTGTTCTCTTTAACCAGCTGTCCGCGAGCGAGTCCAAGGTgcgggagctggaggaggcgaTGTCCAGGGAGCGGGACGTGATGCGGCGGCGGCTGGAGGACAAAGAGCGCGAGATGGCTGATATCCGAGCtcggctgctgcagcagctggacgAGTACCAGGAGCTGCTGGACATCAAGCTGGCCCTGGACATGGAGATTAATGCGTACAGGAAGCtgctggagggagaggaggagaggtgaggttGTTGTGAAACAGGAGGTTGCATATGATGGTATTTTAGACAATGGGGTCCAGAAAGAAGTCCACGACCCTACTCAGCCCTGACCTGCAGAAGACCGGATGTAACTGATTCAGGATTTAGCAATCGGATTGTCAACAggacaattattataatttattaacatacaaaacaaacaatacatattctctcctcaaagccaccagaTCCCAGTCTGACAAAAGTAATTTACTTTGCTGATCAtagaaatacagaaagaaagCTTCCGCTGGTCACCAGagactaatataatatataatatataaaataaataacctgTCAGGTGTTCACTGTTGGAATAATTAACCTGAACACTAAGGTGTGTTTTACTGCAGCGTCTCTTAAGTTCGTAGCACTTTATTTGTACGTGTTCGCCAACTTACCCCATTAAACAAATAGGTTTAAGTATGTCAGACATAATGAGAGCAACACACACTCCAGGCCTCGGTCTCATCACCTGAATCCGCTCTTCTCGTTCTCAGGCTGAGTCTGTCACCCAGCGGCTCCCCCGGCACCAAGGTCACCGTGACGAGGACCTCCGGATCGAGCCACAGCCACAGCGGCCGCGTCATCAACTCCTCCGGCTCGGGTCACAGCCACACCAGCCGTGCGCTCCAAGCCGGtaccaccgccaccaccaccgGCATCACCACCGGCACCACCGCCGCCAGCAGCCGCAACTCCTCCGGCACGGCCGTCGCCAAGAAGCGGCGTCTCAATGACAACGACAGCGAGACCTCCAGCATGGCGGGGGGCACCGTGACCAAGACGCGCATCAGTCAGCAAGCCTCAGCCAGCGGCCGCATCACCGTGGACGAGGTCGACCTCGAGGGGAAGTACATCCGCCTCAGCAACAAGGCCGATGAGGTACGTGAGGTGGCTTTTCAGACACGTTGACCTGGTTTAAGGTGATCTCACTAGATTTATTAGACTTTAAAAGAATGTTATTAGTAATGtagcttttgtttttcaatgtttctcccgtcctccatctctctctcatgcaGGACCAATCTCTGGCCAACTGGCAGGTGAAGAGACAAGTGGGTAGCGCCACTCCCATCATCTACAAGTTCCCCAACAAGTTCACAATGAAGGCCGGAGGAAGTGTCACCGTAAGTCACGTGGACCTCTCTAGATGTGTCCGTCTGTGTTACTTTGACTATCGTTGCTACACACAAAGCAGAAGACGAGTGGAGCCGGTGCCCCGATGCCCGCTGGGTAGTAgttctgaaacacacacacaccgttgtgttgtcacacacacaccgttgtgttgtcacacacacacctttgtgttgtcacacacacacctttgtgttgtcacacacacacctttgtgttgtcacacacacacctttgtgttgtcacacacacacctttgtgttgtcacacacacaccgttgtgttgtcacacacacacctttgtgttGTCACGTGATCAAATGGTGAAGTGACACTAGACATCATCTACATGCATATTACCCAGAAATCATCATGGCATGTATGTATATGACAACAATACCATGTAGAATAGTTTATTAACACTATAAATATACTATTATATTGACCATTGCAGATCTGGGCTTCTTCCGGCGGTGGAACCCACAACCCTCCCTCTGACCTGGTGTGGAAGAACCAGAGCTCCTGGGGAACCGGAGACCTGCTGCAGACCGCCCTCATCAGCGCCAACGGAGAGGTATTTGGTTTTCATACTTCCggttctttttttaactgcaaTGACCTAATCACTCCGTTGACCATCAGGAAATGGCCATGAGGAAAGTGACACGCACCCTGTTCCTCGACGACGAAGACGACGACATGGtgagttcctcctcctcctgaaggcATCTCCACCTCCCAGTGAGCGGCGGGGTTGAGTACCTGGTGTGTGTCGCCCCCTGCAGGGAGCTCACAGCACGAGCGGCGGAGACAACGAGTACAACCTCCGGAGCCGCACGGTGATCTGCGACTCCTGCGGGCAGACGTCGGACCGCTCCGGGGCCGGTGGGGGTCTACCTGAGGGCATCGTGGGACAGTCCTTCTTCATGGGGACCAACGAGCCCAGAAAGGTGAGCAGTCGTTACGCAGCTTTCTATAGTTTCACCAATAAGCTCTCCAAGTTCAGAATGTATTTGATCACAGACAGTGACCACTTCCTACGGCCTGATGTTTATGATGAGATAAAGAACATTACACTCTTGGACATGTTGAACCCTTTATGAACACTTCCTGTAAGTCTGCATTCCTGCAGACTTTTACTTTACATAATAATTAGCCCAGCTGTTCCTTCTAGATGATGCTTGGCCCTATTTTCTCCATATTTAACGCTGTCACTTCCTCCTTCAGGGCCGGGCCAAGCCGGAGAACTGCTCCATCATGTGAAaaccagacctgaaccagcaggTCCACATGGAGAATACCAATGTGCCACTTGggttgtttgtctttatttttatatatatgatcttatttgtttttgtattcagATTAATCTGCAGGTTAGCATTGCTTCGAGGTTTATTGGGTAAAGGGCACAGGACTTTGATATTCAGcttttgttttatattcaaCTTGTGTTATTGCATGTGTGCTGTGCTAATGCTGCTctccttgctctctctcttttctctccacacacacacacacacacacacacgcacacacacacacacacacacacacacacacacacacacacagctccattGACCAGTGCTTGAGGTTTGCTGGGACCTGTCAGGAACACGAGTCCTGGGGTTTGTTAATCATGTTCATGATCCATCAAATTGATCAAATCTTTATTTCAGATGTTGTTTACAATCTAAATATCCTTGTTTTTGGGAACAATGTCTGCTGCAgggaaaatgttttgttttgataaacTGTTGTAAAAGAAGCCAAAGTGCTTGAAGCTCAGGGTGTTCAGgagatataaatatatgtttcacCTTCAGCCTCAGACAACCATGTCGtagtacatttttttaagtCGCTTTAGATCAtaaaggaaagagaaaataattatttgagatgaatatatatatatattttttgtagtTCACAGCTCGGCtcgagagaga encodes:
- the LOC117727979 gene encoding lamin-A-like: METPSQKRASRGATTSPARITRLQEKEDLCNLNDRLAVYIDKVRSLETENSGLRRRITESESSITRNMSGIKGAYEAELADARKTLDQVARERAHMQLELSKLRDDHKELKARNGKKESDLEAALLRVRDLEALLNSKDAALSTAMGEKRTLEAELKDLKAQLAKMEGSLADAKRQLQDEMLRRVDTENRLQTVKEALEFQKNISNEEQRESRRRYDCSVVELGNGQRQDFESKLAEALVEMRAQQEEQVRLYKEEVEKTYNSKLDNARHSADRNSHLVGAAHEELQQTRMRVESMSSQLSLLQKQLSASESKVRELEEAMSRERDVMRRRLEDKEREMADIRARLLQQLDEYQELLDIKLALDMEINAYRKLLEGEEERLSLSPSGSPGTKVTVTRTSGSSHSHSGRVINSSGSGHSHTSRALQAGTTATTTGITTGTTAASSRNSSGTAVAKKRRLNDNDSETSSMAGGTVTKTRISQQASASGRITVDEVDLEGKYIRLSNKADEDQSLANWQVKRQVGSATPIIYKFPNKFTMKAGGSVTIWASSGGGTHNPPSDLVWKNQSSWGTGDLLQTALISANGEEMAMRKVTRTLFLDDEDDDMGAHSTSGGDNEYNLRSRTVICDSCGQTSDRSGAGGGLPEGIVGQSFFMGTNEPRKGRAKPENCSIM